TTTGATCACCTTTCTTCCCAATGCATTCCTTAGCCTCGTTGCATGGTGAAGTACATCTTCTGGATCCATGTTCTTCACGCAAATAACTCGCTCGTTTTTGTTCTCTGTAATTCCCATCACAATCACTCATTCAACTTTTAGTAATTAGCGAAGAAAAGATCCCCCGAGTGAGTTGTACAATCCAacttttgttaattaattaacaaagaAGAAATCTTACTATAAAAAGCCTTCAAATGTGGATGCTGACCACGAATGAGTTCAGTAACAACCTCTAATTGAGGATTCTTCTCCTTAAACACAGGCAATTCCGACTCCATAAAAGccctattattatttaaaataaaagtaagaatCGGATCATCAACACAAAGTAAAAtatgagaagaaaaagaagaataagatgCAGCACAAGTAGTCTGTAACCTAACAGTTATAAAGTGATAGGAATCAGGGATTTTGGATTAGGAACGACGAAAGAAAGCAGCATGTTAGTAAATGCAGTATAGAGAGAAGAAGGAGGATGAAATGGAGGGTACCTTATACCTCTACTGCTTCCGCCCCAATTGCAATAGCTAACAATGAGCTTCTGAAGTTGCCATACTCCTCTCAGAGCCATCCCACAAAGACTGGAATGAACACAGCTATGAGATTATCAGAGCTTAATCCTAGTGTGCGTCTCTCTCTGCACGAGGGATGAATATTCTGGAAAGGAAATAGCCAACTTAGAGGAAGCTTGTGATTGACTATCAATATTGGAATCCGGAGAAATATCAACCGAATTATTACAAGATGGCTTGCTATACACATGTGCTTCTTGATTATTAATATTGTCCATAACTGAAAAAGAAAATCGTAATTAAATCTAATTCTAATAACCAACCACAAGAAACCCAACAACAAGAACAACTAGCACAGCAACAATTATTTAGTAGCATTTCTAGCTAAAAGTAAGTAGTAACATATCATTGTGCCAAAATCTTAAATTATAACACGAGCAATATGAACAtagcaaataaattaaaaaatccaaCAACTCAGCACCCACAACACAGCAAAGGATCAAAGAGGAGTAGAGGACCTACCTCGGGAACACGGGAAGGCGACGGAGACAGCGACAGCAAAGAACAAGATGGCCGGAGAAGAGGCAGAGGAGACCGGACAAAGGAGAATAGGAATGGCAACGGGTCTCCATGGGGGTGGAGGCGAGcccaaccccccccccccccaattATCTGTCCCCTATGATGCACGGACACGGGACACGCCGACACATGAATTTTAATCTTATAAGATACGAGGACacgcatacatataaaatataaagtattttttagataaatcataatgatattttgatattttatcgataataacatataaattaatttttttaattatatcaagtatttaaaatattttttgttttaataaataacaatatatactatatctaaatttatttcaagaatAAGACTGGACACGCTGACAGGTAATGATATTTAAGTGTGTCCAAATGTGTCcagagaaaaattttttattttttattaagacacgaTTGGACACAGCAAACACAAGTGTCAAACGAGTGTCGGTGAGTGCCGTGTCCGAAATGCACAAAggataaaaattaacaaatgcTTCAACGTAAATGAAAACTACAGAAGCCGGCTTAACGGAAGGAAGAGGAGCCAATGGTGGAGGCTGACGATGACGATGAAGAACGACGAAGACAGCTGACAGCGACCCTCACTGCTGTGACGAAGATGGCGACGGCGACGGCGACGGCAACCCTCCCTGCTGCGACGAAGATGGCGTTGAGAGAACCCTCCCTTCTGCAGTGCTGCGACGAAGATGGCGTTGAGAGAACTCTCACTTCTGTGACGAAGATGGCAACAGCGCGACCTCACTGACACGGGAAGACGGCGACGACGCAGGAAGACGGCGACTGCGCGATGCTCCATTCGACATACTCTATATATATTTCTACtacagagaaataaaaaatgcaaGTACAAATTCTTTACTTAgacttttatttaaattcaatattATTGGTTTTGAGGGGCACGATTAGAATAGAAGTTCAAAATTGAAGGAAACCTTATTTTCTTCCATTAAAATGGATCCGAGATTAAGTTGAAGGAattataaatatgaaaataGGAGCCTCTGTTCGTAAAATTTGTGAAATATGTAGATCGATCTGTAGACGAGGTAGAATTATAGTAATTTGTTCCAATCCAAGACATAAACAAAGATAAGGATAAGGATAAATATTTCCACAAAAGCCACAAGAGAGGGCTTTGAATTATAAAGGACTGGGTGcgcaaataaaaaaaataaaaaaagatatagatattgaaattcaaacttttttTTACATGAAAACTTAGAAACTATATAATATTCTCTATTATATATGATATGATTTTATAGTAATAttgattatatattaatatttttgaatatgtgaaaatttcaaattattgaATGAATATAGAAATTCTGTTTCGAATATTTCCaaattttcttatatatattagAACTATTCTCATAGAATACAATATAGAAAAGAGATATTAGATTTAGAGATTTTGGGGATCTGAAATTGGAAATTCGATTTTTGTTAGTTGTATATTAACACAAATAGAATGCTAATTTTGAGAATATTAATTCTAGtttctaattaaaaaaagaaatatagtAAAACATCTGTTTTTTTGACATGAAATGAATATATCCATACATCTCAGACTTCCTTTTAAGTTATGAGATAATATTTGTTTTGGGAAGGTAATCTGCGACTGTGAGAGTGTTTAGGGGGAGTGCGACGGTGAGGGGGTTTTGGGGGGGCAGCGGCCAGTAGtgagaaattgaagaagaaaggtGGGTGTAGTGGTCTTGAAGTCTGAAGAGAAAAGAgcatagttgtcagaaccgaaccggtgatcaAACCGGTCAGGTTACTAGATCACTGGGTCAATCGGTGGATCACGGGTTGACTCGGTctcacataaataaaaaaacataaaatagtaaaaaacttaaaattaaaatttgaaatacataTTGCCAGTTTGTCACTAACATTTAACAACAATCATCtcaatttctaaaaataactaattctGCCAAATCATTATTTGTCAAAGACGTCTGCTGCAGATAAAGGGGatagaagaaagcaataaagtttCAAAATTTGAACCTTTACAGTAAAAACTTAGAACCTGAGAAGTGCCAAATACTTCCTAGTTTAAACTCTTGCAAACAAAACCAAGCCATCAAAGATTATGCAACAGAATAAACATGAGCAGAACAATATAAATTAACAGAATCTATCTACTATccaaaacaataaaaacaaatcAGCTCAATTCACAAAATCTATCCACTATCCAACAATATAAATTCACATAACAATATAAAAACAGCCTCTCAATTCACCATAATGATATAAAAACAGCAAcaaatcaaccctaaacactaacaatcagaaaaacaaaagcatcaATCAACCATTAAACCTACATAAGTCCCTCAGTTAatcagaaaaacaaaagcatcaATCAACAGATTCAGTTAATCAACATCATTAAACAGTTCCTCagttaataaaattataaccCAATAAGGCAATAAGTCAATAactgaataaataaaaaaattaaaaaacatacCTGAGAAGAGGGAGACCAAGCACGGCGAAGCAGAGACGGGCAAGGGGAAGGCAGCAGCGACGGTGAGCCACGCCGGACGAGGACGCGACGACGATGACAATGACGACAACGCGAGACGCAGTCACGCAGAGGAGGCGACGAGCCAGGAAGGAGATGCACAGGGGTCGACGCGAGAGTCGCGAGACGAAGCAGAATAACCCGGCGGTGGCGGTGGCGGTGGGCGGTGCTTTTTTGGGAGTGTGAGAGTCAGAGGCTCTACTCCTTAAGTGAGACTGAGAGAGTTAGGGGGGATGGGGGCTGCTGCTGCTCGAACAGGGAGAGGGTTGcttttagggtttcattttttTCCCTTTCAGAAAGCCAAAAACGTGCCATTTCATTGGGGAGAGGGGCAAAAAAATTTGCAACGAACCGGTCCGATTTTTAATCCAATCGGTTCACCGGTTTCTAATAATGGGGATTATTATGAGTTCTCACGGGGCGGAACCTCTATCCTTTATTCCTTGCACCCGCCCCGTTGATTATACAGGTTCCGTCTTTATGGAGGAATTTTTATTCCGAAATTTACTTCCGGCCGAGAGCCAATGCCTGGGATTTCATTTACGAATTAGGTTTAAAATTTGATTGACTAAAATATctaatacaaaaattttttgagattgatttagataataattttttgtttattttttttttttaactgaaAAGTGTATTATAGTACATGCAATCTATTCGATATAagaatacaaataaaaaataattattttagtgttaactcatattttaattatgtttcGATTTTCtaataaagaaaattttaaattttttattttatttatgtttaataaaatataaatgtatatttcaatttttattcacttaaaattttaaaaatgtaaattaaaaaaataattgacaatcttaattcatttttttaattatttctttagaatttaattttaacacATTATGAgtgtaaaatatatttatacaaaaaattcaattacaaaatattatgttaataaaaaaattatcttttattttaattatttaaatcattatcaaaaaataaattttaattgaatgacgtgtacaatatttttttaaactcattcttctaatttttaaattaaaaaaattttgaatttttttctttttaatatttttaagaaagtaacataaaaattacatttttaattatttaaattaagagaataattagaaaaaattaaaactcaTAATCATTAGCATTCTATCTATTCATGCAGTTGGAGATTAGagtatttaaatatttatctaGTATTTTATAATAGTATATACTAATATgtttaagataaaataagaaggTAGTGTTTTCTAATAaatgttatattattttttattaaagataataaataaattaataaaaatataatttttttagggcaaaacactaaaataaaccaaggggaagaaatttttacGTAAATCCGCCAAACCAAAATTTATTTCATGAATCAACCAATGCATGTTTATATGTAGTTCGAATCAATTAGATTCGAACTCAATCTACacataattcgaatcatattgattcgaattatacacaaaactcacacacacactaattcgaatcaacttgattcgaattacacacatacaataattcgaatcaagttgattcgaattacaccctgatttattaaaaaaattaataatttattaaaaaatttgttaaaaaataataatttaaaattaaaaaaatatatattttatttcatgtattaaaaaaaatctaacaaaatatttaattttgagacttttttttaaatattaatgagctatcaattcaaattccatacaatactcttttgtccatttttaatagctcatgaatattttttaataaatttttttaaattatatggtgaGATATTACATTATTCGAATTACGCATGGAAAGTTCAATCActctgattcgaattatatggtgagcaattcgaattctatacaatactcttctgtccattcttgatagctcatgaatactttttaataaatttattttaattataccacaaaaaatattttattctatgcaaaataatttaaaaatggcttaaaagatgttaggagtactataaaaatttgcaatgacttaggacattaataatttagaaattaaagaaaatatatttttatcatgtatttacctatatcactagaatattacaaacttttatagtactcgtaacatttttaagccatttttttaaattattttgtatagaataaaatatattttttaattattttggatggaataaaatattttctttaatttttaaattattattgactatctagagtattttatttaaaatttgtgtacatgcatgtatttacctaaatcattagaacattacaaatttttatagtattcctaatattttttaagtcattttttaaattattttgtattattttttgtggtttatataattaaaataaatttattaaaaaatattcatgagctatcaagaatgggcagaagagtattgtatagaattcgaattgctcaccgAATCAGAGTGATTGAACTTCCCATGCGTAATTCGAATCATGTAATATCtcaccatataatttaaaaaaatttattaaaaaatattcatgagctattaaaaatggacaaaagagtattttatgaaatttgaattgatagctcattaatatttaaaaaaagtctcgtaattaaatattttgttagattttttttaatgcatgaaataaaatatatatttttttaattttaaattattattttttaataaattattaatttttttaataaatcatggtgtaattcgaatcaacttgattcgaattattgtatgtgtgtaattcgaatcaagttgattcgaattagtgtgtgtgtgagttttgtgtataattcgaatcaatatgattcgaattatgtGTAGATTGAGTTCGAATCTAATTGATTCGAACTACATATAAACATGCATTGGTTGATTCATGAACTAAATTTTGATTTGGCGGATTTACGTAAAAATTTCTTCCCATTGGCTTATTTTAGTGTTTTgcccatttttttatttaatgaaaaatattttatttatttaataaagaGTATTTAAAAATGAATTATGATGATTATAAGTGGTTAAGAGAAAGGGGTTGAATCTTGGATTTCTTTTTAACTTTGTTTGTAACTATGCTTTCTGTAAAAAAAATACAGGagatattttgattttatctcttTATACGATAGAAAGCATAACAgagttatttataaaaattattatagtGAAATGTTGCTTAATAGAAAAATCAggagatattttatttttgtctcttATATTGCAGAATTAGTATCAGAGAAGAGAGTAGAGAATGACATACAGATGTATTCTAGTTCAGCTACCCAATGCAATATAGCCTatatccagtctccatcacaacaatgatagaatttcactattTTTTCAACAGATTACAATCACTAATTCTCCTTAGAATTTATCCCAATCCTATTTGGGACAAATCCATATTCTAACCTAACCTGAACTTGACTACAACTCACCCTAGCTTTCAACTACAAAGTGCTAACCTAAGTTGTAAAAAAATTTCCTCATAATCATGACTATAAAATAGAAATACATTCAAAGAATAACTGAAATAACTTAAACTTTTTTCCCAAACTTAGCTCTCTGTCTTTTTCTTCACATTGACTTTTTTTCCAAATTTCACCATATTTGTCTTTTTtccaataaaatttaaaatagactaaattgagaaaaagaattacaaaataaaagagagtaAAAACAATAACATGCAACCATACCGTTCTCTCATCCTTTTTCTTTAAGAATATTGAATTTGGGTCATTCATTTTACTTTAGCCTCAAGTTTGTTTCTTGACCGTTGATAAGTAGTAGAGCAccattaactttaatttttcatAGTTTTTGGTTCGGTGCTTGTAGCCCAATTGATTTCTTCAACGTTCCTTGATGAagcacaaataaaaaaaatttttctttttataattcTCTGATCAGTTGAGATCTTTCTTCTTGTTGTaaccttttttctttcttttcttgcttgagaataaaaataacatttttgtttttGACCGTATTCTAACtccaaaatttttcttttctttcttcttgctCCAGAGATGATGTGATAttaaagaaagagaagagagagaaaaaaaatttagttcaGTAGGTGAAGAACGTGTATTTCAAATGAAATAGAATCTCATTACTTAGTTAACAACTAAGTTGAGTGTGTGGATTTAGGTAAGGCCACCGATTAAACTTAGTTTCAGCCCatgtattttcatttttttttaactaagggttcatttttgttttagatgagaaacatttGAAGTGGAGGTAAATAAATATTAGACCTTAAATGTATGTATATTTAGGCTAAATTCAGTTTGAACTTAACTTCATGCTTCTTGATTTCAACttagtttaatttctgcacATTAAACTAAATAAcattatacaaataattaataattaactcaataatattttatcatGATTTTAATCATAATTTAATTCACTAAACTTAACAAACtactttataatttttatataaaataaaagtaaagagAAAATAAACACCACAAACTCAATTACAGTTAATTTTCTGCCAAACAGAATAACATCTTCATCAAACttatattacaaaaaataatttttgaacatttaatttattatactATATTAATATTTAGTTTATGAATATTAGATTTTGGTGTAGGCGTGTAGCTCCTATTTTGACAAACAAATTCCTCTTATTTTACCATTTTGAAAAGTTTTCAAGTGTTCCATTTACTTTATTAGAACTTCAATGTTTCATGTATGATTAGGTTGTAAGTTAATTTTTTGTCTTGTAGTTATttataaaaagacaaaaataacccttcaatcataaaaaaacaaaagataacACATTTAGCTTGAAAAAACATAAGTGCACTGCTACACACTAAAATAATGTACagaaattttatttctttatttattataaattatattgtcGGTGAAGTCtcataaaaaaagagaattttgtttagaaaatgtttaaaaataaaattatttgcaATAATGTGAggtaaatttataaaaataatcaatttattaaaagaaataacacttttttatatttcaaaaattatatatatcatgttattttatattgattaaataattatgtatttattttatatattatttcttaatttaaGAAGTTATGATTTATAGAATTGGCacattaattttaattgaaaaaaaaatcataaacttTAATCTTATCTTGTACATAATACATgacaaattattaaatttaatatttgtaaatataataatattatgttgctataatttactttttcattgctaaaataaaattattcaatttgagtaatttattttttatttttaaaggtataaattgtaattattaattatgatcAATGATATGcctagtaaaaaaattaattaaaacttattttacttctacttttttaaaatcaaagtattattgatattttaaaaaatcaaataatttaattttttagtgaatttttttcttttaaatacatctaaatatgtttaaaatttaatatattttattattttaaaaagtgttTTTTCACCCAAAAAAATCTAATCCAAATAAATACTTTTTTGAGTAATACTACatattcaaatctttttatGAACCAAGTCTaaccaaattaaattataagaCTTAGAATATATTAGCTATAACTGATTTTTGTTATGTTAAACTAACTTGGTTATACTTGATTATAAGTAGATATCCTTAACTTACAAGTGTAAGcaattagttaatataatttaacaaaaatagatttaatattaattttaaattttttttattaaatagtttcttatatacaaaaaaaattaatttattatagcTTGACAAAATTCACGAGCCTATAattctaacttttttttaatttgactatAGATATCTTTCACCTAAAGATGTTCATTTATgacttaatattttaattttttaataaatatttttcaccAATAGTATTAATGATgcacaaaatttattatttatttttctatcaatttcttattacttatttattgtcaatttttaagttatttcttGACAAGTCCTACCTATAAGACTATCCATACCACTATCTTATATCATAATTTAATTAACAAGAATGATGAGATTAGTTTTTTTTCCTAAGActtatcattaattaattaattaaaaaatattttaataaatttatttctttaattgacgaatatcaaataaaattaatttattgtgaaattctatattATCCTAAAAAATTTAGCACAATAAATTTAATACTTAtactttaaaattaaatgagtttagttgataaaattaaaatataagtaatATTATTCTTgcacaaatttttattaatattattatagtaATACTTACTTGAGCAATTAAATTTAACTTATACTAATATTAAAATGGTCTTTTTacccttttttattattttttaattttatctcttttttaaataacctaataaaaatagattaatatttaaaaaaattaatatttaaaattttagaaaataatatgcatttagtaaaataacatgtatttaatataataaaaaaattgaattaagtAAGTACTATATATgtacaagaaaaacaaaactaaattataaaatagtattattttatataataataataatatttctgTAAATTAAATAGACAAATAAAGTATATCGTGCCAAAGGAAGTCAtctattttagaaaaacgaaaaaaaggaagaaaaactaATAGAGAGATAAAATGATCAATAAAAAttggttaaaaaaaaagaaaagtaaaaggtgtattaaaagaaaactaacACAAGTACACAACATATGAACACAAGTGCAAGATAGTAATTTCTTCATTCTTTCCATGGGTTAAGGAAACAACTTGTCTCTATTTCATGGTGTTCTCCAAAAAAGCAAAATCACTCAATGTATTTCTATTTAATCTTATccttctaattattttattatatatcttaatgctaaaaaagaatgaaatagCAGTGTACCAAAAAAATACCGTGGTACATGTGAAAACCTTCCCACCATTTTATAAAACAAAGCACAAATAATACTGAAAAGTGAAAACTGTTTTTCACTTGCATACCAAGTTAATTCCCCTGGCACCTTTTCATTTATTTAATGCCTGAACTTTACAGATCAAGTAacatgtttctttttttttttctttaaagatAGGGAGACTCGAATTCGTAACTTTTAGATAAATATAGAGAGATTatgtcatttaaattataattcgTTAGTAAGTATCATGTTTCATTAATGATCACATTAATTAACTATTTTAttaactatatatattattttattagatttaattttattacactgacaatataaaatattttatacagtCATATAATTACATCTGTATTTTTAATGATCATTCAAATATTcacatagttaatataaaaagtaattattattactatataacattatgtaattaaatgtacatcaaaattaaaaattctattttatttaagcCAAAAGCCAAAAGTTTTTATGGCGTTTGGTAGAAATTAAATAGCCTCCAAGCTTTTTATTCTTCCTTCTCACAGCAATGGTCATACAAGGTGAATTCTGTATGCAATACTCAACAACCTCAGATCTCGTCCTCATCCGCGGCCACCTCTTCGCTATCAGCCGCCGCACTAGTGATCGCTTCCTTTGTCCAACGACCAACAACGACACGCTTTGTTGCTTCGCTTCTTGCACTATGGCAGCACCCTTTTCATCTGCTTCAAGCATTACTACACTTACTTGCACCTCAAGAAACAGAGGAATACAACATGGTACATAAGCTGAACAATGTTCCATTTCCTAGAAATCAATGAAATACTTCTTAATTTGAAACTTACTCCGGGTTTCTTTGTTTCGCATGTGTTTTTCATTTCAAGCAGAAGTTGATAAGCCTTTAAATTGAACTTTCTTTCATTAGAATCTGTCTATCAAATCACCAAATCAATAAAAGTGAACAAAAAAgtgtaataatattatatattcgCATGGCTATAAATCTATTACTTGTAACTACTTAAGAAAACTCATTATCTTAAGTATGTCTAAGATAAGAgattaatttaatatttcatTATATTAGATGATTGggtcaaatatttttattgatatgataacatataactaaataaaaaaatatttaaaagaaaataaaaaattaattcaaaaatattaaaatgatcTTATTTTACATTCTTTAATATTGCTGAAATAATTGGATAAttttggattgttgtattttttattgaattaaatatttgattatttgtaaataaataaataaaatctagTTAGTGTTGTTTGCAGGACGTTAAAATTAGCTATATTATTAATATAGATATAAGTGCTAGTTTGAATTGATTTTTTTGAGttaaaaaagtatttttcttaaaaaataaagtacttttattcaaattaaaatctatttgaatacatcttttttaaaaaaagtacttttattataaaatatatattttttttaaaactaatcatacattgcttaaaaaaaaaagaaacaaaagacgtttttaatatttaaaaaatcttttcaaaaaacttatctaaatataaaatagtttttgtctgttaaaattttttttttctcttaaaaatcAATCCAAAGTGTCCTTCATTTATTACTTCATACTTAAGAAAACTCATAATCCACAATAACACACAATGGAATCTTTGTAAATAATAACATTTGTGATTCTCACCTTCTCTATTAGTGGGTTTGGCTACATGAACAAGAATAACATTGTCTTGTCTCTGAATAGTGTGAGAGAGTGCCCAATCTAGAGCACCCTTAGCTTCAAAGCTAGAATCCACAACCACCATAACCCGGTTGTTACCACCAGTTTCAACACCACTTTCATCAGCCTTGTCTCTACAAGATTCATGCACCTCGTTGCTCGAAAACTCTGCTCTTGAAGCAGAAGAAGCTCTTACGTGAGGGGTCGCGTTACCAAAGCACAAACCTCGCAACCTCAGTCGTGGCCTGCTTCTTCCTAGccccattttttttttttcaaattgtaaGGAATCAATATGAAGTTATGAACAATGGAACTGTGACATACTATATAGTATGAGCTAATATATAGTGTGTTCATTTGAGAACATAATTGAACAATGCCAGCTTCAATATTCAATGTGACACTTGActttgatatttatttatttatttgttttttggtCACGATTCAACCTCTCAAAGGGACATTTAatgatttatttgtttgtttatgCGCGATTTTCTTAGTTGGGGGGCCAGTTCTGTATGAACGTGGGAATCATGAAGGTTTTGGATTGATGAACAAGAGTTGACAATGTTAACATTAATTCTTTAATAGATTACACACGTATGGAGGAATAATTCTGAGGGAATGCACCACAATTAGAATAATcaaagaaaattaagagaacACACCAATGATtgaagaaaatgaaatgaacttTGAGATAATTAGGTGTAGCGGAGATCACGTTAGTTAGATTTTGAAGACATCAAGGAAACATGGGCACACGTATAATGATGTAATCTCGACAAGTATAATTGCTTTCTTCATTTTAAttgataaattgataaataattataactTAAATTATTTAAGCACAAGTCTTGAATacgagtatatatatatatatattaaatataatttgtaaAAGTTAAGTcatagagtttaattttgatgtattaatagtgtaaatatttttcacaGTCACTCAATTACgtccattttttaaaataattatttatacaatcaatataaataataattatttt
Above is a genomic segment from Arachis stenosperma cultivar V10309 chromosome 1, arast.V10309.gnm1.PFL2, whole genome shotgun sequence containing:
- the LOC130944304 gene encoding uncharacterized protein LOC130944304, giving the protein MGLGRSRPRLRLRGLCFGNATPHVRASSASRAEFSSNEVHESCRDKADESGVETGGNNRVMVVVDSSFEAKGALDWALSHTIQRQDNVILVHVAKPTNREDSNERKFNLKAYQLLLEMKNTCETKKPGVQVSVVMLEADEKGAAIVQEAKQQSVSLLVVGQRKRSLVRRLIAKRWPRMRTRSEVVEYCIQNSPCMTIAVRRKNKKLGGYLISTKRHKNFWLLA
- the LOC130935156 gene encoding 54S ribosomal protein L51, mitochondrial-like produces the protein MALRGVWQLQKLIVSYCNWGGSSRGIRAFMESELPVFKEKNPQLEVVTELIRGQHPHLKAFYKNKNERVICVKNMDPEDVLHHATRLRNALGRKVIKLRTRHVTKRPSVQGKWTTALRF